The Pseudolabrys sp. FHR47 genome contains a region encoding:
- a CDS encoding alpha-2-macroglobulin, translated as MSRPLRAGFAGALTAAFLVLSALGATAADKAYTNPDLDQAAITLEEQIKQDAGNVTKTPQVLRREADAAFAKKDARNGMLLLGQLVTAAPNDADAWLRLARAVLQIRARDPNEQATLYERATTAAYVAYTRATQPAAEADGLAVLGQAYAARKEWRPALDTMRLALQLRETAELRGQYERLRVEHGFRMLDYSVDSDAVSPRACFQFSEVLPEKRTDFSPFVAVAGQDRPAISVSDKQLCVDGLKHGERYAITLRAGLPSTVHETLTRTAEFTVFVRDRKPLARFSGKAYVLPKTGQRGIPVLSVNTSAVKLTVYRIGDRNLIDTVLGYDFQRNLSPYEGEQLGSERGTKVWSGELAVEQKLNTEVVTAFPVDEALPDLKPGVYAMTATPKDAIAANDYEQAPTQWFIVSDFGLTAYSGQDGIDVFVHSLASAQPLNGVEVRLMARNNETLATKTTDFNGRVHFEAGLARGEGGQSPAAVVVSGKNDYAFLSLKSNAFDLSDRGVAGRATPAGLDAFVYTERGVYRSGETVAVTALLRDARGVAAPTVPLTLVVERPDGVDYKRVVVPDQGLGGRSLEVPIVSTASTGTWRVRAYTDPKRPAVGETTFMVEDYVPDRIEFDLTTQAKAIPRKGSIDLTVDGHFLYGAAASNLDLSGAVTIQAAAERAGFPGYRFGLYDEPATPDRQELTDLPQTDDKGRATVPVELANLPDTTRPLEALIAIDMLESGGRGVERKLTLPVAPDGDMIGVKPNFNGLSLADGANADFDVIVAAPDGARLERKGLKYELLRVETTYQWYRQNGQWNYEPVKRTQRIANGTVDVSAAQPGKLSLPVNWGRYRLEVTDGSPNGMITSLSFDAGFYAESSADTPDLLEVALDKPGYASGDIMNVAVTARSAGRLTLNVFTDKLVMSQSQDVTAAGTVKVAMPVGKDWGTGAYLVATLRRPLDAPAQRMPGRAIGVQWFNIDRAQRTLNVAMTLPGMMRPEGALNIPIKIGGLAAGEQARIVVAAVDVGILNLTNYKPPAPDDYYLGQRRLTAEVRDLYGQLIDGMQGARGQIRSGGDMGGAELSGSPPAQAPLSLYSGIVTVGADGTANVSFDIPAFAGTVRVMAVAWSNDKIGKASGDVVVRDPVVLTATLPRFLRTGDRGTVQVELDNVEGAAGDYKVAVDTAGSVKREGDMPPALTLAAKARGRLSVPVSASGSGASTVVVNVEGPNGFKLARSYNLDVRPATQILTRRTVRSLAKGETLTLSNDVFADFVPGTGRAGLSVAISTSLDAATLLNQLDRYPFGCSEQIASRAVAMLYINDLAAQARLAPDGDVDARIRDAIARLTARQSSSGSFGLWSVGGGDPWLDAYITDFLTRAREKKFEVPQTAMTLAIDRLRNYVATAPEPDKNGGRELAYAFYVLARNGAAPVGDLRYIADVKLGALATPIAKAQVAAALAMLGDKARADRVYRAALDAIPVKPALESSREDFGSALRDAAALVTLASEGHAPAATITQAVARIDSARAAIKQTSTQEDAWLVMAAKALAGELNAIALNVNGTAQKGAYYRRFNPDQLSAPFRVTNSGDGAVQVVVSVSGAPLTPEPAAESGFKLERNFYTLAGEPADPSKAKQNDRFVVVLKVTEPQVQFGRIMVADYLPAGFEIDNPKLVSSGDTGSLGWIADGAAAASTEFRDDRFTAAYERRPDNDKPVFTAAYVVRAVSPGRYVLPQAKVEDMYRPDRFGRTATGTVEVTAAR; from the coding sequence ATGTCACGGCCGCTGCGCGCTGGTTTTGCCGGTGCACTGACCGCTGCGTTCCTGGTTCTTTCAGCTCTGGGCGCGACCGCCGCCGACAAGGCCTACACCAATCCCGATCTCGACCAGGCTGCGATCACGCTCGAAGAGCAGATCAAGCAGGACGCCGGCAACGTCACCAAGACGCCGCAGGTGCTGCGCCGCGAGGCCGACGCTGCCTTTGCGAAAAAGGATGCGCGCAACGGCATGTTGCTGCTCGGTCAGTTGGTCACCGCCGCGCCGAACGACGCCGATGCCTGGCTGCGGCTCGCCCGCGCCGTTTTGCAGATTCGCGCGCGCGACCCGAACGAGCAGGCAACGCTTTACGAACGCGCCACCACGGCCGCCTATGTCGCCTATACGCGGGCGACGCAGCCGGCGGCCGAGGCCGACGGCCTTGCCGTGCTCGGCCAGGCCTACGCTGCCCGCAAGGAGTGGCGTCCGGCGCTCGATACGATGCGGCTGGCGTTGCAATTGCGCGAAACCGCCGAGCTGCGCGGCCAGTATGAGCGGCTGCGCGTCGAGCATGGTTTCCGCATGCTCGATTACAGCGTCGATTCCGACGCGGTGTCGCCGCGCGCCTGCTTCCAGTTCTCCGAGGTGCTGCCGGAAAAGCGCACCGACTTCTCACCCTTCGTCGCCGTCGCCGGGCAGGACAGACCGGCGATTTCGGTTTCCGACAAGCAGCTCTGCGTCGACGGTCTCAAGCATGGCGAGCGCTACGCGATTACGCTCCGCGCCGGCCTGCCGTCGACCGTGCACGAGACGCTGACGCGCACCGCCGAGTTCACGGTCTTCGTGCGCGACCGCAAGCCGCTCGCGCGTTTCTCCGGCAAGGCTTACGTGCTGCCCAAGACCGGCCAGCGCGGCATTCCGGTGCTCAGCGTCAACACCTCGGCGGTCAAGCTCACGGTCTATCGCATCGGCGACCGCAATCTGATCGACACCGTGCTGGGCTATGACTTCCAGCGTAATTTGAGCCCCTATGAGGGCGAGCAACTCGGCTCCGAACGCGGCACCAAGGTGTGGAGTGGCGAACTCGCCGTCGAGCAAAAGCTCAACACCGAAGTCGTCACGGCCTTTCCTGTCGACGAAGCGCTGCCCGACCTCAAGCCCGGCGTCTATGCCATGACGGCGACGCCGAAGGATGCGATCGCCGCCAACGACTACGAGCAGGCCCCGACGCAGTGGTTCATCGTCTCCGACTTCGGCCTGACCGCCTATTCGGGGCAAGACGGCATCGACGTCTTCGTGCATTCGCTGGCCAGCGCCCAGCCGCTGAATGGCGTCGAAGTTCGGCTGATGGCGCGCAACAACGAGACGCTGGCGACCAAGACGACGGACTTCAACGGCCGCGTTCATTTCGAAGCCGGCCTTGCGCGCGGCGAGGGCGGGCAATCGCCGGCGGCTGTCGTGGTATCCGGCAAGAACGACTATGCATTCCTGAGCCTCAAATCGAACGCCTTCGATCTGTCCGATCGCGGCGTCGCCGGCCGCGCGACGCCAGCCGGGCTCGATGCTTTCGTCTACACAGAGCGCGGCGTCTATCGCAGCGGCGAGACCGTGGCGGTCACAGCGCTGCTGCGCGATGCGCGCGGTGTGGCAGCTCCGACTGTGCCGCTGACGCTCGTGGTCGAACGGCCCGACGGCGTCGATTACAAGCGGGTTGTGGTGCCGGATCAAGGGTTGGGAGGACGCAGCCTCGAAGTGCCGATCGTCTCGACCGCTTCGACCGGCACCTGGCGCGTGCGCGCCTATACCGATCCGAAGCGCCCGGCGGTCGGCGAGACCACCTTCATGGTCGAGGACTATGTGCCCGACCGCATCGAGTTCGACCTGACCACCCAGGCCAAGGCGATCCCGCGCAAGGGCTCGATCGATCTCACGGTCGACGGCCATTTCTTGTACGGCGCCGCGGCGTCGAACCTCGACCTCAGCGGCGCGGTGACGATTCAGGCGGCGGCCGAGCGTGCCGGCTTTCCCGGCTATCGCTTCGGTCTTTATGACGAGCCGGCGACGCCGGACCGGCAGGAACTCACCGACCTGCCGCAGACCGACGACAAGGGCAGGGCGACCGTGCCAGTCGAACTTGCCAATCTGCCGGACACGACGCGTCCGCTCGAGGCGCTGATTGCCATCGACATGCTGGAGTCGGGCGGGCGCGGCGTCGAGCGCAAGCTGACACTGCCGGTGGCACCGGACGGCGACATGATCGGCGTGAAGCCCAACTTCAATGGACTGTCATTGGCGGACGGCGCCAACGCCGACTTCGACGTCATCGTCGCGGCGCCCGACGGCGCGCGGCTCGAGCGCAAAGGCCTGAAATACGAATTGCTGCGCGTCGAGACCACCTATCAATGGTATCGCCAGAACGGCCAGTGGAACTACGAGCCGGTCAAGCGCACGCAGCGCATCGCCAATGGCACCGTGGACGTTTCAGCCGCCCAGCCGGGCAAGCTGTCGCTACCGGTCAATTGGGGCCGCTATCGCCTCGAAGTGACCGACGGCAGCCCGAACGGCATGATCACCTCGCTGTCGTTCGATGCCGGCTTCTATGCGGAATCGAGCGCCGACACGCCAGATCTGCTCGAGGTCGCGCTCGACAAGCCCGGCTATGCCTCGGGCGACATCATGAATGTCGCGGTGACGGCGCGCAGCGCCGGCCGCCTGACGCTCAATGTGTTCACCGACAAACTGGTCATGAGCCAGTCGCAGGATGTGACTGCGGCCGGAACCGTGAAAGTCGCGATGCCGGTCGGCAAGGACTGGGGCACGGGCGCTTATCTCGTTGCCACCTTGCGCCGCCCGCTCGATGCGCCGGCGCAGCGTATGCCCGGCCGGGCCATCGGCGTGCAGTGGTTCAATATCGACCGCGCTCAGCGCACGCTCAATGTTGCGATGACCTTGCCCGGCATGATGCGACCTGAGGGCGCGCTCAACATCCCGATCAAGATTGGCGGCCTGGCCGCCGGCGAACAGGCGCGTATTGTTGTCGCCGCCGTTGACGTCGGCATTCTCAACCTCACCAATTACAAGCCGCCGGCGCCGGACGATTACTATCTCGGTCAGCGCCGGCTGACGGCCGAAGTGCGCGATCTTTACGGCCAGCTCATCGACGGTATGCAGGGTGCGCGCGGCCAGATCCGCTCCGGCGGCGACATGGGTGGCGCCGAATTGTCCGGCTCGCCGCCGGCGCAGGCGCCGCTCTCGCTCTATTCGGGCATCGTCACGGTTGGCGCCGACGGCACCGCCAATGTCTCGTTCGACATCCCGGCCTTCGCCGGCACAGTCCGCGTCATGGCGGTAGCCTGGAGCAACGACAAAATCGGCAAGGCTTCCGGCGATGTCGTGGTGCGCGACCCGGTGGTGCTGACGGCGACTTTGCCGCGCTTCCTGCGCACGGGCGATCGCGGCACCGTGCAGGTCGAGCTCGACAATGTCGAAGGCGCGGCCGGCGACTACAAAGTGGCTGTCGATACCGCCGGCTCGGTCAAGCGCGAAGGCGACATGCCGCCGGCGCTGACGTTGGCCGCCAAGGCGAGGGGCCGTCTGTCGGTACCGGTTTCGGCCTCGGGGTCCGGCGCCAGCACGGTCGTGGTCAATGTCGAGGGCCCGAACGGCTTCAAACTGGCGCGCAGCTACAATCTCGATGTGCGGCCGGCGACGCAGATATTGACGCGCCGCACCGTGCGTTCGCTCGCCAAGGGCGAGACGCTCACTCTGTCGAACGACGTGTTCGCCGATTTCGTGCCGGGCACCGGCCGCGCCGGCCTGTCGGTCGCGATCTCGACCTCGCTCGATGCGGCGACCTTGCTCAATCAGCTCGACCGCTATCCGTTCGGCTGCTCCGAGCAGATCGCCAGCCGCGCCGTGGCGATGCTGTATATCAACGATCTCGCCGCGCAGGCGCGACTCGCGCCCGACGGTGACGTCGATGCCCGCATCAGGGACGCCATCGCGCGGCTGACCGCGCGGCAGAGTTCGAGCGGTTCGTTCGGGCTGTGGTCGGTCGGCGGCGGCGATCCGTGGCTGGACGCCTACATCACCGACTTCCTCACCCGCGCGCGAGAGAAGAAGTTCGAGGTGCCGCAAACTGCGATGACGCTCGCCATCGACCGGCTGCGCAATTACGTCGCCACCGCGCCGGAGCCGGACAAGAACGGCGGCCGTGAACTGGCCTATGCGTTCTATGTGCTGGCGCGCAACGGCGCGGCGCCGGTCGGCGATCTGCGCTACATTGCCGACGTCAAGCTCGGCGCACTGGCGACGCCGATCGCCAAGGCGCAAGTAGCCGCCGCGCTCGCCATGCTGGGTGACAAGGCGCGCGCCGACCGCGTCTATCGCGCCGCGCTCGACGCCATCCCGGTCAAGCCGGCGCTGGAGAGCAGCCGCGAGGACTTCGGCTCGGCCTTGCGTGATGCCGCGGCCCTGGTGACCCTCGCCTCCGAAGGTCACGCGCCGGCGGCGACGATCACGCAGGCGGTGGCGCGCATCGACAGTGCGCGCGCCGCCATCAAGCAGACCTCGACGCAGGAAGATGCCTGGCTGGTGATGGCGGCGAAGGCGCTTGCGGGCGAGCTCAATGCCATCGCGCTCAATGTGAACGGCACGGCGCAGAAGGGCGCTTATTATCGCCGCTTCAACCCGGACCAGCTCTCAGCGCCGTTCCGCGTCACCAACAGCGGCGACGGCGCAGTGCAGGTCGTGGTCTCGGTGTCGGGCGCGCCTTTGACGCCGGAGCCTGCGGCCGAATCCGGCTTCAAGCTCGAGCGTAATTTCTACACGCTCGCCGGCGAGCCGGCCGACCCGTCCAAGGCGAAGCAGAACGACCGCTTCGTCGTCGTGCTCAAGGTGACCGAGCCGCAAGTGCAGTTCGGCCGCATCATGGTGGCCGATTATCTGCCGGCCGGCTTCGAGATCGACAATCCGAAGCTGGTGTCCTCGGGCGATACCGGCTCGCTCGGCTGGATCGCCGACGGTGCAGCGGCGGCGAGCACGGAATTCCGCGACGACCGCTTTACCGCGGCCTATGAGCGGCGGCCGGATAACGACAAGCCGGTGTTCACCGCGGCCTATGTGGTGCGCGCGGTGTCGCCCGGCCGCTATGTGCTGCCGCAGGCCAAGGTCGAGGACATGTATCGGCCGGATCGCTTCGGCCGCACCGCGACCGGCACCGTGGAGGTCACGGCGGCGCGATGA
- a CDS encoding phosphatase PAP2 family protein — translation MTATGTTLQVVQRVATNIVASFRRLARPIDWRKAFPWIEEPKPVLIGAAVALAVALAVMGLIDAGAARVAQRLPVWLLDLFNFVTDFGKGAWVLWPLGLFYLALAVLPRPTTRMSQAVLAAVMVRAGFLFAAIGLPGLVASLIKNMIGRARPGVGGSINPFLFDPFHWAPAFASLPSGHGTTAFAALAAFGTLFPRARTALLVYGIIIAMSRVAIRAHYVSDVMAGAAFGIVGVILVRRWFAALHLGFSIGPDGHIVQYPGPSVRRIKAVARDLLA, via the coding sequence ATGACTGCCACAGGCACCACCTTGCAGGTAGTGCAGCGTGTTGCGACCAATATTGTCGCGTCCTTCCGTCGCCTCGCGCGGCCTATCGACTGGCGTAAGGCATTTCCGTGGATCGAGGAGCCGAAGCCTGTTCTGATCGGCGCCGCTGTCGCGCTCGCGGTCGCACTTGCGGTGATGGGCCTGATCGACGCCGGCGCCGCCCGCGTGGCACAGCGTCTACCGGTCTGGCTGCTCGACCTGTTCAATTTCGTCACCGACTTCGGCAAGGGTGCCTGGGTGCTGTGGCCGCTGGGGCTGTTCTATCTGGCGCTCGCCGTGCTGCCGCGCCCGACGACGCGGATGTCACAAGCTGTTCTCGCCGCGGTGATGGTGCGCGCCGGATTCCTGTTCGCGGCGATCGGATTGCCGGGGCTGGTCGCGAGCCTGATCAAGAACATGATCGGGCGGGCTCGGCCCGGCGTGGGCGGCTCCATCAATCCATTTCTCTTCGATCCGTTCCATTGGGCGCCGGCCTTCGCGAGCCTGCCGTCAGGGCATGGAACGACGGCGTTTGCCGCGCTGGCGGCGTTCGGCACGCTGTTTCCCCGCGCTCGGACCGCTTTGCTCGTCTATGGCATCATCATCGCCATGAGCCGCGTTGCCATCCGGGCCCACTATGTCAGCGACGTCATGGCCGGGGCTGCCTTCGGCATTGTCGGGGTGATACTGGTTCGTCGCTGGTTCGCGGCGTTGCATCTAGGCTTCTCCATCGGTCCGGACGGGCACATCGTCCAGTATCCCGGCCCGTCGGTGCGCCGGATCAAAGCAGTTGCCCGCGACCTGCTGGCTTAA
- a CDS encoding glycosyltransferase family 2 protein: MNSSEPAVTVVVPVRNEAGNIAPLVAEIAAALDGKEPFEIVYVNDGSTDGTDAELQRLMALHPFLRRVHHRQSCGQSAAVRSGVFAARAPVVVTIDGDGQNDPAFIPALLKVLRDGAPTIGLVAGQRLSRKGGFKRFQSRIANAVRGAVLRDGTRDTGCGLKAFRRDVYLRLPYFDALHRFMPALIKREGLSIGYVDVIDRPRGAGVSNYGMWDRLWVGILDLAGVWWLIRRRKKIPDIIED; this comes from the coding sequence ATGAACAGCAGTGAGCCGGCCGTTACCGTCGTGGTCCCGGTCCGCAATGAGGCTGGCAATATCGCGCCGCTGGTCGCCGAGATTGCCGCCGCGCTGGACGGCAAGGAGCCGTTCGAGATCGTCTATGTCAATGACGGCTCGACCGACGGTACCGATGCCGAACTCCAGCGCCTGATGGCGCTTCATCCATTCCTCCGCCGCGTTCATCACCGCCAGTCCTGCGGCCAGTCGGCCGCGGTGCGCAGCGGTGTTTTCGCCGCGCGGGCGCCGGTCGTGGTCACCATCGACGGCGACGGGCAGAACGATCCGGCCTTCATCCCGGCGCTGCTCAAGGTGCTGCGCGATGGCGCGCCGACCATTGGTTTGGTCGCCGGCCAAAGGCTGAGCCGCAAGGGCGGCTTCAAGCGCTTTCAATCGCGTATCGCCAATGCGGTACGCGGCGCCGTGCTGCGCGATGGCACGCGCGACACCGGATGCGGCCTCAAGGCATTTCGCCGCGACGTCTATCTGCGTCTGCCGTATTTCGATGCCCTGCATCGCTTCATGCCCGCGCTCATCAAACGCGAAGGGTTGAGCATCGGTTATGTCGATGTGATCGACCGGCCGCGCGGCGCGGGTGTGTCGAATTACGGAATGTGGGACCGGCTGTGGGTTGGCATTCTCGATCTCGCCGGCGTCTGGTGGCTGATCCGTCGCCGTAAGAAAATTCCGGACATCATCGAAGACTGA
- the pbpC gene encoding penicillin-binding protein 1C — protein sequence MKRVKLIVAAFASAVALAAIACAVWVYALGPAPLGKDIELSHVVLDRDGRLLRAYATKEGRWRLPASVEDVDPRFLKLLYAYEDKRFLNHHGVDPLAMLRAAWQLGSTGQIVSGGSTLTMQVARLLEPREHRTFTAKLRQVTRALQLDYALSKPEILSLYLTLAPYGGNLEGIRAASLAYFGKEPKRLTLGEAALLVALPQSPESRRPDRHADRAQAARDRVLDRVASASAVPRDEIARAKVEAVPQVRRPMPVFAPHSADRIVISEPDQRIHRLTIDQPLQAKLQILAKERAEALGPDISVAILAVDNQTGEVRARVASSDYFDARRAGQVDMTAALRSPGSTLKPFIYGLGFEDGLIHPETLIDDRPQRYGGYTPENFDLTFQGTVTVRRALQLSLNVPAIAVLDKVGVNRLSARLTQAGAALVLPSGEAPGLAMGLGGVGVTLNDLTMLYAGLARGGEAAPLIERAGQAGGSARRLLDPVAAWYVGNVLVGAPPPENAPHNRLAFKTGTSYGYRDAWAVGFDGQMTMGVWVGRPDGAPVPGLVGRSAAAPILFDAFARSGATPVPLAAAPKGAVFAASAKLPPPLQRFSGSVYGAAAEPPRIMFPPHGARLELASGGEPDPLALKIAGGAGPLTVMVNGVPVGAPGHRRTLFVRPDGPGFVRLTVMDARGAADSVVVRLQ from the coding sequence ATGAAACGCGTCAAACTCATCGTTGCAGCGTTCGCCAGCGCGGTTGCGCTGGCCGCTATCGCATGCGCTGTATGGGTTTACGCGCTCGGTCCGGCGCCGCTCGGCAAGGACATCGAACTCTCCCATGTCGTGCTCGATCGCGACGGCCGCCTGCTGCGCGCTTACGCGACCAAGGAAGGCCGCTGGCGGCTGCCGGCGAGCGTCGAGGATGTCGATCCGCGCTTTCTCAAATTGCTTTACGCCTACGAGGACAAGCGCTTCCTCAACCATCACGGCGTCGATCCGCTGGCCATGCTGCGCGCGGCCTGGCAGCTCGGCTCTACCGGACAGATCGTGTCGGGCGGCTCGACCCTCACCATGCAGGTCGCGCGCCTGCTTGAGCCGCGCGAGCACCGCACCTTCACCGCCAAGCTGCGGCAGGTGACGCGCGCGCTGCAACTCGACTATGCGCTGTCCAAGCCGGAAATACTGTCGCTGTATCTCACGCTGGCGCCCTATGGCGGCAACCTCGAAGGCATCCGCGCTGCTTCGCTCGCTTATTTCGGCAAGGAGCCGAAACGGCTGACTTTGGGTGAAGCGGCGCTGCTGGTGGCGCTACCGCAGTCACCGGAGTCGCGGCGGCCCGACCGCCATGCCGACCGCGCGCAGGCCGCGCGCGACCGTGTGCTCGACCGCGTCGCTTCCGCCAGCGCAGTGCCGCGCGACGAGATCGCCCGCGCCAAGGTTGAAGCGGTGCCGCAGGTACGCCGGCCGATGCCGGTGTTCGCGCCGCATTCCGCCGACCGCATCGTTATCTCGGAACCAGATCAACGCATCCACAGGCTGACCATCGACCAGCCGCTGCAGGCCAAGCTGCAAATCCTGGCGAAGGAACGCGCCGAAGCGCTGGGGCCGGACATCTCGGTCGCTATCCTCGCCGTCGATAACCAAACCGGCGAGGTGAGAGCGCGTGTCGCCTCATCCGATTACTTCGATGCGCGCCGCGCCGGCCAGGTTGATATGACGGCGGCGCTGCGCTCGCCGGGCTCGACGCTCAAGCCGTTCATCTACGGCCTCGGCTTCGAGGACGGCCTCATTCATCCCGAGACGTTGATCGATGACCGGCCGCAACGTTATGGCGGTTACACGCCGGAGAATTTCGATTTGACGTTCCAGGGCACGGTCACCGTGCGCCGCGCGCTGCAATTGTCGCTCAACGTGCCGGCCATTGCCGTGCTCGACAAGGTCGGCGTCAACCGGCTGAGCGCGCGCCTGACGCAGGCCGGCGCGGCGCTGGTGCTGCCGTCGGGCGAAGCGCCGGGCCTCGCCATGGGGCTCGGCGGTGTCGGCGTGACGCTGAACGATCTGACCATGCTCTATGCCGGGCTGGCGCGCGGCGGCGAAGCCGCGCCTTTGATCGAGCGCGCCGGGCAGGCGGGCGGCAGTGCGCGGCGGCTGCTGGATCCGGTCGCGGCCTGGTATGTCGGCAATGTCCTCGTCGGCGCGCCGCCGCCGGAAAATGCGCCGCATAACCGGCTCGCCTTCAAGACCGGCACCTCTTACGGCTATCGCGACGCCTGGGCGGTCGGTTTCGACGGCCAGATGACCATGGGTGTGTGGGTTGGGCGGCCGGATGGCGCGCCCGTGCCGGGGCTGGTCGGGCGCTCGGCCGCGGCGCCTATCCTGTTCGATGCTTTTGCCCGTTCCGGTGCCACGCCGGTGCCACTGGCGGCTGCGCCCAAGGGCGCGGTTTTCGCCGCTTCCGCCAAGTTGCCGCCCCCGTTGCAGCGTTTCAGCGGCTCGGTTTACGGCGCCGCAGCGGAGCCACCGCGGATCATGTTCCCGCCGCACGGAGCCCGCCTCGAACTGGCTTCCGGCGGCGAACCCGATCCGCTGGCACTGAAGATCGCCGGCGGGGCGGGTCCGCTCACGGTCATGGTCAATGGCGTCCCGGTCGGCGCCCCAGGGCACCGCCGCACCCTTTTCGTGAGGCCTGACGGCCCCGGATTCGTCCGCCTGACCGTCATGGACGCCCGCGGTGCGGCCGACAGCGTTGTGGTCCGATTGCAATAG
- a CDS encoding lipid-A-disaccharide synthase N-terminal domain-containing protein: MLIDIASAVGGYLHDVFVGNADWGVIIGYVAQILFAMRFVVQWIASERAGRSVVPTAFWVFSIGGGLMLLGYALYRKDPVFIIGQAFGVFVYIRNLQFVMRGRGEGAAA; encoded by the coding sequence ATGTTGATCGATATCGCGAGCGCCGTCGGCGGCTATCTGCATGACGTTTTCGTCGGCAACGCCGACTGGGGTGTCATCATCGGCTATGTCGCGCAGATTCTGTTCGCCATGCGCTTCGTCGTGCAATGGATTGCCTCCGAGCGCGCCGGCAGGAGCGTGGTGCCGACCGCGTTCTGGGTATTCTCGATCGGCGGCGGTCTGATGCTGCTCGGTTATGCGCTGTATCGAAAAGATCCAGTCTTCATCATTGGCCAGGCCTTCGGCGTCTTTGTCTATATTCGCAACCTGCAATTCGTCATGCGCGGCCGCGGCGAGGGTGCGGCGGCCTGA
- a CDS encoding glycosyltransferase family 39 protein yields the protein MSTTTDDAPSSPAPARGLSAVLDAATATHARAIALLLVVSLLAFLPGFFQIPPVDRDEARFAQASKQMLERGEYVDIRFQDEVRYKKPVGIYWLQVASVKAGEALGVRDAQTTIWLYRIPSLLGAIGAVLVTYWAALAFVARRTALLAALMMATSILLGVEARLAKTDAMLLFMSVAAMGALARIYLTTRRNASYRITWRMPALLWTAIAGGVLIKGPLVLMFVVLTMLALGIADRSVRWMREVRPLTGFLWMLLLVAPWFIAIVMRSGDDFFMKSVGDDMLSKVTSGQEAHGAPPGYYFLLFWITFWPGSVLAGLAAPTIWKARAEPGARFLLAWVIPSWIVFEVVMTKLPHYVLPLYPAIAILIAGIVEKNVLWRNKWIEHGTIGWFLLPSAIAIAVPIVFVMMSKDLGLIAWPFAAAAAIFGLFAWWLFAVDGPERALLRGMVSSIFIAITVFAVTFPMLPSLFPSQLVAREVRAKGCVHPQLASTYNYQEPSLVFLLGTETKFTDGPGAAEFLHQGPCRFALIDSRSERAFVQRANALNVSFTLGNRIDGFNISNGKRFSMAVFYSAAP from the coding sequence ATGAGTACGACCACCGACGACGCGCCGTCATCGCCCGCGCCGGCGCGCGGCCTGTCCGCGGTGCTCGATGCCGCGACGGCGACGCATGCGCGCGCGATTGCGCTGCTGCTGGTGGTGTCGTTGCTCGCCTTTCTTCCGGGATTTTTTCAGATTCCGCCGGTTGACCGCGACGAGGCGCGCTTCGCGCAGGCCTCCAAGCAGATGCTCGAACGCGGCGAGTATGTCGATATCCGCTTCCAGGACGAGGTCCGCTACAAGAAGCCCGTCGGCATCTACTGGCTGCAGGTCGCGTCGGTGAAGGCCGGCGAGGCGCTCGGCGTTCGCGACGCGCAGACCACCATCTGGCTGTATCGGATTCCCTCATTGCTCGGCGCCATCGGCGCCGTGCTCGTGACTTACTGGGCCGCGCTAGCCTTCGTCGCGCGGCGCACCGCGCTGCTCGCGGCGCTGATGATGGCGACGTCGATCCTGCTGGGTGTCGAGGCGCGGCTCGCCAAGACCGACGCCATGCTGCTCTTCATGAGCGTCGCGGCGATGGGCGCGCTCGCCCGTATCTATCTCACGACGCGGCGAAACGCGTCCTACAGGATCACGTGGCGAATGCCGGCGCTGCTGTGGACCGCGATCGCGGGCGGTGTCCTGATCAAGGGGCCGCTGGTTCTGATGTTCGTCGTGCTGACGATGCTGGCGCTCGGTATCGCGGATCGCTCGGTGCGCTGGATGCGCGAGGTGCGACCGCTTACCGGCTTCCTATGGATGCTGCTGCTGGTGGCGCCATGGTTCATCGCCATCGTCATGAGATCAGGCGACGACTTCTTCATGAAGTCGGTCGGCGACGACATGCTCTCCAAGGTGACCAGCGGGCAGGAGGCGCACGGTGCGCCGCCCGGCTACTACTTCCTGCTGTTCTGGATCACCTTCTGGCCGGGATCAGTACTTGCCGGTCTTGCGGCGCCGACCATCTGGAAGGCGCGGGCCGAGCCAGGCGCGCGTTTCCTGCTCGCCTGGGTGATCCCGTCTTGGATCGTGTTCGAGGTGGTGATGACAAAGCTGCCGCACTATGTGCTGCCGCTTTATCCGGCCATCGCCATCTTGATCGCTGGGATCGTCGAGAAGAACGTGCTATGGCGCAACAAATGGATCGAGCACGGTACCATCGGCTGGTTCCTTTTGCCGAGCGCGATCGCAATCGCGGTGCCGATCGTCTTCGTCATGATGAGCAAGGACCTCGGCTTGATTGCCTGGCCGTTTGCCGCTGCTGCGGCGATCTTCGGCCTATTCGCGTGGTGGCTGTTCGCCGTCGATGGCCCCGAGCGCGCCTTGCTGCGCGGCATGGTGTCGTCGATTTTCATCGCGATTACGGTTTTCGCCGTGACGTTCCCGATGCTGCCATCACTGTTCCCGAGCCAATTAGTGGCGCGCGAGGTACGCGCCAAAGGCTGCGTCCATCCGCAACTGGCCTCGACCTATAATTACCAGGAGCCCAGCCTGGTCTTCCTGCTCGGTACCGAAACCAAATTCACCGACGGTCCGGGGGCGGCCGAGTTCCTTCATCAGGGACCGTGCCGCTTTGCGCTGATCGACTCACGCAGCGAACGCGCCTTCGTGCAGCGCGCCAATGCGCTTAATGTGAGCTTCACGCTCGGTAACCGGATCGACGGCTTCAACATCAGCAACGGCAAACGTTTCTCGATGGCCGTCTTTTACTCGGCGGCGCCATGA